A region of Haloplanus sp. XH21 DNA encodes the following proteins:
- a CDS encoding sulfatase, giving the protein MASDAPSNVLFVVMDTVRADHLTPYGYARPTTPGLADFAADATVFEAAVAPAPWTLPVHASLFTGLYPSQHRADQENPYLEGATTLAETLSGAGYDTACYSSNAWITPYTHLTDGFDDQDNFFEVMPGDLLSGPLARAWKTMNDNDRLRAIADKLVSLGNVAHEYFAGGEGAASKTPAVIDRTQSFVEDADDWFAFINLMDAHLPYHPPEELAEEFAPGVDPADVCQNSKEYNSGARDIADDEWDAIRGLYDAEIAHIDAQLTRLFDWLKAEGEWDDTMVVVCADHGELHGEHDLYGHEFCLYDPLVNVPLMVKHPALDADRRTDTVELLDLYHTVLDALDVDGGDPAEPGDEAVARDPTRSLLSSDYRAFDAATDPDPGQEAAPSGEYGFVEYSRPVVELKQLEEKAADAGIDIPEESRFYARMRAARRPDAKYVRIDRIEDEAYRLDIDPDETTNRVGDDEAIRETERTLAAFETGVGGAWTSAEAADVTDDAVNEMDDEAQERLRDLGYLE; this is encoded by the coding sequence ATGGCTAGCGACGCCCCCAGCAACGTCCTCTTCGTCGTCATGGACACGGTTCGGGCGGACCACCTGACGCCCTACGGCTACGCCCGGCCGACGACGCCCGGCCTCGCCGACTTCGCCGCCGACGCAACCGTCTTCGAGGCGGCCGTCGCCCCCGCGCCCTGGACGCTCCCCGTCCACGCCTCGCTTTTCACGGGGCTGTACCCCAGCCAACACCGCGCCGACCAGGAGAACCCGTATCTCGAAGGCGCGACCACGCTCGCCGAGACGCTCTCCGGCGCCGGCTACGACACCGCGTGTTACTCATCGAACGCCTGGATCACGCCCTACACCCATCTCACCGACGGCTTCGACGACCAGGACAACTTCTTCGAGGTGATGCCCGGCGACCTGCTCTCCGGCCCCCTCGCCCGCGCGTGGAAGACGATGAACGACAACGACCGCCTCCGGGCTATCGCCGACAAGCTCGTCAGCCTCGGCAACGTCGCCCACGAGTACTTCGCCGGCGGCGAGGGCGCCGCCTCCAAGACGCCCGCCGTCATCGACCGCACCCAGTCGTTCGTCGAGGACGCCGACGACTGGTTCGCGTTCATCAACCTGATGGACGCCCACCTACCCTACCACCCGCCCGAGGAGCTCGCCGAGGAGTTCGCTCCCGGCGTCGACCCTGCCGATGTCTGCCAGAACTCCAAGGAGTACAACTCGGGCGCCCGCGACATCGCCGACGACGAGTGGGACGCCATCCGCGGCCTGTACGACGCCGAAATCGCCCACATCGACGCCCAACTCACCCGTCTGTTCGACTGGCTGAAAGCCGAAGGCGAGTGGGACGACACGATGGTCGTGGTCTGTGCCGACCACGGCGAACTCCACGGCGAACACGACCTCTACGGCCACGAGTTCTGTCTCTACGATCCGCTGGTGAACGTGCCGCTCATGGTCAAACATCCCGCCCTCGACGCCGACCGCCGCACCGACACCGTCGAACTGCTCGATCTCTATCACACCGTCCTCGACGCTCTCGACGTCGACGGCGGCGACCCTGCCGAACCCGGCGATGAAGCGGTCGCCCGCGACCCGACTCGCTCGCTGCTCTCCTCGGACTACCGTGCGTTCGACGCCGCGACGGACCCCGACCCCGGTCAGGAGGCCGCTCCGAGCGGTGAGTACGGGTTCGTCGAATACTCCCGCCCGGTGGTCGAACTCAAACAACTGGAGGAGAAAGCCGCCGACGCGGGCATCGACATCCCGGAAGAGTCACGGTTCTACGCTCGGATGCGCGCCGCGCGCCGCCCCGACGCGAAATACGTCCGCATCGACCGCATCGAGGACGAGGCGTATCGCCTCGACATCGACCCCGACGAAACCACGAACCGCGTCGGCGACGACGAGGCGATTCGGGAGACCGAACGCACCCTCGCGGCCTTCGAAACCGGCGTCGGCGGGGCGTGGACCAGCGCCGAGGCGGCCGACGTGACCGACGACGCCGTCAACGAGATGGACGACGAGGCGCAAGAACGCCTCCGTGACCTCGGCTATCTGGAGTAG
- the cynS gene encoding cyanase, with protein sequence MNIPERENKLTKSEMRKRILTEKEERGLSYEELAELVPGRSKMFVASAIFDAASMTPEDAEALTGGLDLGAPVAEALQEAPMKGMEDPSIPSDPCIYRFYEVPQVYGRAMKAVIHEEFGDGIMSAIDFEVDVQREEHPDGDHVVITYDGKFLPYKRW encoded by the coding sequence ATGAACATCCCAGAACGCGAGAACAAGTTGACGAAGTCCGAGATGCGAAAGCGAATTCTGACCGAGAAGGAGGAGCGGGGGCTCTCCTACGAGGAACTGGCCGAACTCGTCCCCGGACGCAGCAAGATGTTCGTCGCGTCCGCGATCTTCGACGCCGCGAGCATGACGCCCGAGGATGCTGAAGCGCTCACTGGTGGCCTGGATCTCGGTGCCCCGGTCGCCGAGGCGCTCCAGGAGGCACCGATGAAAGGAATGGAAGATCCGTCGATCCCGTCCGATCCCTGTATTTACCGGTTCTACGAGGTCCCGCAGGTGTACGGTCGCGCGATGAAGGCGGTCATTCACGAGGAGTTCGGCGACGGCATTATGAGCGCCATCGACTTCGAGGTCGATGTCCAGCGGGAGGAACACCCCGACGGCGACCACGTCGTCATCACCTACGACGGCAAGTTCCTGCCGTACAAACGCTGGTGA
- a CDS encoding CBS domain-containing protein codes for MHVADAMTPRADVVTVELPGTRDDALEYLQERGFSSIPVVKRTESGETYRGLISRDDLIENPDEDQLALLMRDVPTTTADADLIDVARTMTAEGARRMPVVDGELEGILTVTDVVRAIARGDIDGETRVDSLATRDVNTTYRETPLPVAEREINYANVPYAVVLDAEGEMTGMLTEVDIIDVARVVEGEDDTGESLANEDDEWMWEGIKAVGNRYYPTRNVEIPREPVATFMSDDLVTVSGSKTAKEVAKLLLTNDIEQVPLTDGGALAGIVRDIDLLEGL; via the coding sequence ATGCACGTAGCCGACGCGATGACGCCCCGCGCGGACGTCGTGACGGTCGAACTCCCGGGCACCCGGGACGACGCCCTCGAATATCTGCAGGAGCGGGGCTTCTCGTCGATCCCCGTCGTCAAACGGACGGAGAGCGGCGAAACGTATCGCGGCCTCATCTCACGGGACGATCTGATCGAGAACCCTGACGAGGACCAGCTGGCGCTGTTGATGCGCGATGTCCCGACGACGACGGCGGACGCGGACCTCATCGACGTGGCGCGAACGATGACCGCGGAGGGGGCGCGCCGGATGCCCGTCGTCGACGGCGAACTCGAAGGCATCCTCACCGTCACCGACGTGGTGCGGGCCATCGCTCGCGGCGACATCGACGGCGAAACGCGCGTCGATTCCCTGGCGACGCGTGATGTCAACACCACGTATCGCGAGACGCCGCTACCGGTCGCGGAACGCGAGATCAACTACGCGAACGTCCCGTACGCGGTCGTCCTCGACGCCGAGGGCGAGATGACGGGGATGCTCACCGAAGTCGACATCATCGATGTCGCGCGCGTCGTCGAAGGCGAGGACGACACCGGCGAGAGCCTCGCCAACGAGGACGACGAGTGGATGTGGGAAGGGATCAAGGCGGTCGGTAACCGCTACTACCCGACCCGGAACGTGGAGATTCCGCGGGAACCGGTCGCCACGTTCATGAGCGACGACCTGGTGACGGTGTCGGGGAGCAAGACCGCCAAGGAGGTGGCCAAACTCCTGCTCACGAACGACATCGAACAGGTGCCGCTGACCGACGGCGGAGCGCTCGCGGGCATCGTCCGTGACATCGACCTCCTCGAGGGGCTATGA
- a CDS encoding formate/nitrite transporter family protein, with translation MYDNTLDGISEAAAAQIELIDKRLPAYLIHAAMAGAYIGLAILLIFALGTPMVGTELEPLRGVVMAAMFGIALSLVLIAGSELFTGNAMIMGVGALEGRTGWGALGKVWVWSWVGNLFGSVLVAAMAAWGGVFSDPTLVYAVAETKMTLSPLELFIQGVFCNWLVVLAVWSNFRLENTVAKLVMVWWCLLAFIGTGFEHSVANMTVLSLANFLSITSGQAAPAAINWGNWIYNISIVTVGNTFAGVVMMGAAYWYINESYKIDLSTDEPFGGEGSVSSADD, from the coding sequence ATGTACGACAACACGCTCGATGGGATTTCCGAAGCGGCAGCGGCACAGATCGAACTGATCGACAAGCGGCTTCCGGCGTATCTCATCCATGCTGCGATGGCGGGGGCGTACATCGGCCTCGCGATCCTCCTCATCTTCGCGCTCGGCACGCCGATGGTCGGGACGGAGCTGGAACCGCTTCGGGGCGTCGTGATGGCCGCGATGTTCGGGATCGCACTGAGTCTCGTGCTCATCGCTGGCTCCGAACTGTTCACCGGGAACGCGATGATCATGGGCGTGGGCGCGCTCGAAGGACGCACTGGCTGGGGCGCCCTCGGCAAGGTGTGGGTCTGGTCGTGGGTCGGCAACCTCTTCGGCTCCGTGCTGGTGGCCGCCATGGCCGCCTGGGGTGGGGTCTTCTCCGATCCGACGCTGGTGTACGCCGTGGCCGAGACGAAGATGACGCTCTCGCCGCTGGAACTGTTCATCCAGGGCGTGTTCTGTAACTGGCTGGTCGTGCTCGCGGTCTGGAGCAACTTCCGGCTGGAGAACACGGTCGCGAAACTCGTGATGGTCTGGTGGTGCCTGCTGGCGTTCATCGGCACCGGCTTCGAACACAGCGTCGCCAACATGACCGTCCTCTCGCTCGCGAACTTCCTGTCGATCACGAGCGGTCAGGCCGCACCGGCGGCCATCAACTGGGGTAACTGGATCTACAACATCTCCATCGTCACGGTCGGCAACACCTTCGCCGGCGTGGTCATGATGGGCGCCGCCTACTGGTACATCAACGAGTCGTACAAGATCGACCTCTCCACCGACGAACCGTTCGGCGGCGAGGGGAGCGTCAGCAGCGCGGACGACTGA
- a CDS encoding DUF7556 family protein, with protein sequence MTPDVTAAGGTESDVMASVDDARDAPEFVIADVSRDDAWVSIHLTDATGLDDWR encoded by the coding sequence ATGACGCCCGACGTGACGGCCGCAGGGGGGACGGAATCGGATGTCATGGCTTCCGTGGACGACGCGAGGGATGCCCCGGAGTTCGTCATCGCGGACGTATCCCGTGACGACGCCTGGGTCTCGATCCACCTCACGGACGCGACAGGCCTCGACGACTGGCGATAG
- a CDS encoding DUF6360 family protein, producing MPIRLLDVNAYTTLDFVAGRAVGPDWSDESAAVVDVDRPKDAPGTVRLRIELDGEDLDHVPAHIDSLSLSPDQARGLAADLERQAANAESSDDVPTGRGR from the coding sequence ATGCCGATCCGCCTACTCGACGTCAACGCGTACACGACGCTCGATTTCGTCGCCGGACGGGCCGTCGGCCCCGATTGGAGCGACGAGTCGGCCGCCGTCGTCGACGTCGACCGGCCGAAAGACGCGCCGGGCACGGTCCGTCTGCGGATCGAACTCGACGGCGAGGATCTGGACCACGTCCCGGCACACATCGATAGCCTGTCGCTATCGCCCGACCAGGCGCGAGGGCTTGCGGCAGACCTGGAGCGGCAAGCCGCGAACGCCGAGTCCAGCGACGATGTCCCGACTGGGAGGGGGCGATGA
- a CDS encoding nitrite/sulfite reductase codes for MSNKKETWKEGMYGDEVREKIIEFAEKGWESIPEDERDMWFSRFKFWGVFHQRDGQESYFMMRLTNANGQMTAEQLRAIGEVARDYATGPVDNPEFGDAWIDLTTRQSVQLHWINLEDVPAIWEKLESVGVTTRSSGGDTMRNIVGCPVAGKDKHELVETQPLLDRLQEDLRGDDNLANMPRKFNISVTGCREGCAQDAINGIGLEPAEKEIDGETVTGFNVRVGGGTGSREPRKARSLDVFVTPENAYDVTRGFVELYHDHGRRDNRQKNRSRFFVDDEGTESIRELLQAEYVDTDLHREGRSVRDEYTYNAGRPPEEGKTDHVGVHEQPDGRHYVGLNVPVGRMTARETIALADIAEAYGSGDIRLTRRQNPLIMDVEESALDALLDEPLLETHRPEPTPFERGGMACTGTEFCGIALTETKLRLTRMLRWLNTNVDVPDDVDTIKIHYSGCTADCGHAYTADIGLQGMRAQKGGEIVEALDIGVGGGMGPHPEFVEWVSQRVPADEVPGAIRSLVGAFSAHREAGQTFREWVEDVGTESVVDLCDPEETDYEDPYMYDAKQSWYPFEDGESPAPTTVNDAPISSD; via the coding sequence ATGAGTAACAAGAAGGAGACCTGGAAAGAGGGGATGTACGGCGACGAGGTTCGCGAGAAGATCATCGAGTTCGCGGAGAAGGGGTGGGAGTCCATCCCCGAGGACGAGCGAGACATGTGGTTCTCGCGGTTCAAGTTCTGGGGCGTCTTCCACCAGCGCGACGGGCAGGAGAGCTACTTCATGATGCGGTTGACGAACGCAAACGGCCAGATGACCGCGGAGCAGCTCCGCGCCATCGGTGAGGTGGCCCGCGACTACGCCACCGGCCCCGTCGACAACCCCGAGTTCGGCGACGCCTGGATCGACCTCACGACCCGCCAGTCGGTCCAACTCCACTGGATCAACCTGGAGGACGTGCCCGCCATCTGGGAGAAGTTGGAGTCGGTCGGCGTGACGACGCGGTCGTCGGGTGGCGACACCATGCGCAATATCGTCGGCTGTCCCGTCGCGGGCAAGGATAAACACGAACTGGTCGAGACCCAGCCCCTGCTCGACCGGCTGCAGGAGGACCTGCGGGGCGACGACAATCTCGCGAACATGCCCCGGAAGTTCAACATCAGCGTCACGGGCTGTCGCGAGGGCTGTGCGCAGGACGCCATCAACGGCATCGGGCTCGAACCGGCCGAGAAGGAGATCGACGGCGAGACGGTCACCGGATTCAACGTCCGCGTCGGCGGTGGCACCGGCAGCCGCGAACCGCGGAAGGCGCGAAGCCTCGACGTGTTCGTCACGCCAGAGAACGCATACGACGTGACCCGTGGGTTCGTCGAACTGTACCACGACCACGGCCGTCGGGACAACCGACAGAAAAACCGGAGTCGCTTCTTCGTCGACGACGAAGGGACGGAGTCGATCCGCGAACTGCTGCAGGCGGAGTACGTCGACACCGACCTCCACCGCGAGGGCCGGAGCGTCCGCGACGAATACACCTACAACGCGGGTCGACCGCCCGAGGAGGGGAAGACGGACCACGTCGGCGTCCACGAGCAGCCGGACGGTCGCCACTACGTCGGCCTGAACGTCCCGGTCGGGCGGATGACTGCTCGGGAAACCATCGCGCTGGCGGACATCGCAGAGGCGTACGGCTCCGGTGACATCCGACTCACCCGGCGCCAGAACCCGCTCATCATGGATGTCGAGGAGTCGGCACTCGACGCGCTGCTCGACGAACCGTTGCTGGAGACCCACCGCCCGGAGCCGACGCCGTTCGAGCGTGGCGGCATGGCGTGTACCGGCACCGAGTTCTGTGGCATCGCGCTCACGGAGACGAAACTGCGGCTGACGCGGATGCTCCGCTGGCTCAACACGAACGTCGACGTGCCGGACGACGTGGACACGATCAAGATCCACTACTCGGGCTGTACCGCCGACTGTGGCCACGCGTACACGGCCGACATCGGGCTTCAGGGGATGCGCGCCCAGAAGGGCGGCGAGATCGTCGAAGCCCTCGACATCGGCGTCGGCGGCGGCATGGGTCCCCACCCCGAGTTCGTCGAGTGGGTCAGCCAGCGCGTGCCCGCCGACGAGGTGCCCGGTGCGATCCGGAGTCTGGTCGGCGCGTTCTCGGCTCACCGCGAGGCGGGACAGACGTTCCGCGAGTGGGTCGAAGACGTGGGTACGGAGTCCGTCGTCGACCTCTGTGACCCCGAGGAGACCGACTACGAGGACCCCTACATGTACGACGCCAAGCAGTCGTGGTACCCGTTCGAGGACGGCGAGAGTCCAGCACCGACGACCGTCAACGACGCCCCCATCTCGTCGGACTGA
- a CDS encoding DUF7130 family rubredoxin-like protein: MTEETRLGVGQTVYDADGTKLGVVRGFDEDGFFVTTRDGIAALSVEHERAGHEFGEAELVWRCSQCGAVGDIDEMPDECPDCGAPREELYYWTED, translated from the coding sequence ATGACCGAGGAGACACGACTCGGGGTCGGACAGACGGTGTACGACGCCGACGGGACGAAACTAGGTGTCGTCCGCGGCTTCGACGAGGACGGCTTCTTCGTCACGACGCGGGACGGCATCGCGGCGCTGTCGGTCGAACACGAGCGCGCGGGCCACGAGTTCGGCGAGGCCGAACTGGTGTGGCGGTGTTCGCAGTGTGGCGCGGTCGGCGACATCGACGAGATGCCGGACGAATGCCCGGACTGCGGAGCGCCGCGCGAGGAACTCTACTACTGGACGGAGGACTAG
- a CDS encoding PQQ-binding-like beta-propeller repeat protein, which translates to MPSRRAYLAALAAMAGCTNRSPDATPTATPSETARGSPTPTSTPTNGSVPVRWRHETPHEALDIVSLAPGADGPAVYVGSDGGSEGADGHAIHAIGLADGTEQWRVSLPTPAVTSPVYAEGEAGPRVYVATRVSSETAELYALDPSRGTRVWGFDAPARRRVYPMGATGDTVFVGTRDDDVARSGEAIHALAAEDGRERWRVESGDALATGHAVRRNTLLARTPARLRALDVETGAERWRIDSPTVMYGPAVRDERVFVGYDGTVRAVGLADGRERWRRDVDFSISGVLTPHAAASTTVFVADRAGRLLALSPLDGSTRWTLSVDTDAFRPHVVRTSERLFVGGQGVYALDPVSGERAWSFTPGAVDVTVHASTTVFAAVGRDRMHALDPASGTERWRFAPGPLLAGPATAGDLAFVGVEGTVYALDGSRTASGDS; encoded by the coding sequence ATGCCCTCCAGACGAGCGTACCTCGCCGCGCTGGCGGCGATGGCCGGCTGTACGAACCGATCGCCCGATGCGACTCCCACCGCGACGCCGAGCGAAACGGCGCGCGGGTCGCCAACACCGACATCGACGCCCACGAACGGATCGGTCCCCGTCCGCTGGCGACACGAGACGCCACACGAGGCGCTCGACATCGTGTCGCTCGCGCCCGGCGCCGACGGGCCGGCGGTGTACGTCGGCAGCGACGGCGGGAGCGAGGGCGCGGACGGCCACGCCATCCACGCCATCGGGTTGGCGGACGGCACCGAGCAGTGGCGCGTGTCGCTCCCGACGCCGGCAGTGACCAGCCCGGTGTACGCCGAGGGCGAGGCGGGGCCGCGCGTCTACGTCGCCACGCGGGTGTCGAGTGAGACGGCGGAACTGTACGCGCTCGACCCCTCGCGCGGGACGCGCGTCTGGGGGTTTGACGCCCCCGCTCGACGGCGCGTCTACCCGATGGGTGCGACGGGCGACACTGTGTTCGTCGGGACGCGGGACGACGACGTGGCGCGGAGCGGCGAGGCCATCCACGCGCTGGCCGCCGAGGACGGACGCGAGCGGTGGCGCGTAGAGAGCGGTGACGCGCTCGCGACCGGCCACGCGGTTCGCCGGAACACGCTTCTCGCGCGGACGCCGGCACGCCTCCGGGCACTCGACGTCGAGACGGGTGCAGAGCGCTGGCGGATCGACAGTCCGACCGTGATGTACGGGCCGGCCGTCCGGGACGAACGGGTGTTCGTCGGCTACGACGGTACGGTACGAGCGGTGGGACTCGCCGACGGGCGGGAACGCTGGCGTCGCGACGTCGACTTCTCGATATCGGGGGTGCTGACGCCGCACGCGGCCGCGAGCACGACAGTGTTCGTCGCCGATCGCGCCGGGCGACTGCTGGCCCTGAGCCCGTTGGACGGGAGCACGCGGTGGACGCTGTCGGTCGACACCGACGCGTTTCGACCGCACGTCGTCCGGACGAGCGAACGCCTGTTCGTCGGCGGACAGGGCGTCTACGCCCTCGATCCGGTCTCCGGCGAGCGCGCGTGGTCGTTCACGCCCGGAGCAGTCGACGTGACCGTCCACGCCTCGACCACGGTCTTCGCCGCCGTCGGCCGCGACCGAATGCACGCCCTCGACCCCGCGAGCGGCACGGAGCGCTGGCGGTTCGCGCCCGGACCGCTTCTCGCCGGCCCGGCCACCGCCGGTGATCTCGCGTTCGTCGGCGTCGAGGGGACGGTGTACGCCCTCGACGGGAGCCGAACCGCGTCGGGCGATTCGTGA
- a CDS encoding dolichol kinase — protein sequence MGDELRRRAVHASGVGFPALHLLDIVDWVTLGYLLVVASVVAAGLEAIRLGVGLDWTVYETLTREYEADNVAGYALYMFSMTAVAWVFDPRVAVPGMLMLTLGDPVSGLLGSNEAGRAKRAGVVATMFVVCFTLAFVVLVRSVPLPTAAVAAAVGGAGATAADGFTPVVRGYVIDDNLTIPPVASLGIWLVLFLSG from the coding sequence ATGGGCGACGAACTCCGGCGGCGGGCGGTCCACGCCAGCGGCGTCGGCTTTCCGGCGCTGCATCTGCTCGACATCGTGGACTGGGTGACGCTCGGCTATCTCCTCGTCGTTGCCTCGGTGGTCGCCGCCGGTCTCGAAGCCATCAGACTCGGTGTCGGTCTCGACTGGACCGTCTACGAGACGCTGACTCGTGAGTACGAGGCGGACAACGTCGCCGGCTACGCGCTCTACATGTTCAGCATGACGGCCGTCGCGTGGGTGTTCGACCCGCGAGTCGCGGTGCCTGGAATGCTCATGCTGACGCTCGGTGATCCCGTGAGCGGGCTGCTCGGATCGAACGAGGCGGGCCGGGCCAAACGGGCGGGCGTCGTCGCCACGATGTTCGTCGTCTGCTTTACGCTCGCGTTCGTCGTGCTCGTCCGGAGCGTCCCGCTGCCGACGGCCGCCGTCGCCGCCGCCGTCGGCGGGGCGGGAGCGACGGCCGCCGACGGCTTCACGCCCGTCGTTCGGGGCTACGTCATCGACGACAACCTCACCATCCCCCCGGTGGCGAGCCTGGGCATCTGGCTCGTCCTGTTCCTGAGCGGGTAG
- the glyS gene encoding glycine--tRNA ligase, which produces MSDARAITELAKRRGFFFGANESYGGVAGFYTFGPEGAALKRNVESAWRNRFTVREGNEEIEAPTIAPESVFEASGHLEGFDDMLVECGECGESHRADHLIEDATAIEEAESLPIPEVEDLVAEYRIACPSCGAPLAGRSVEAFNLMFETTIGPGSGQAGYLRPETAQGIFVEFPRLKEYARNKLPFGVTQIGRAYRNEISPRKGIVRTREFTQAELEQFIDPEDDDPPLHRVADVSVRLYPADEQDADDGGYVETTVGDAVAEGIIASEWVAYYLGVAREWYDRIGVDGDRFRFRQHLPGERAHYAADCWDAESEVSGAADGLADPTAGDWIEIAGFAYRGDYDLSKHAAHSDDDFTVFQQYDEPRTIERAVVDPDMSVLGPKFEGQAGDVADALRSLAERDPDAFDADAVTVEVDGERVTVDTDVANFRIEEQTEAGEHVTPHVVEPSFGVDRTVYTLIAHAYDRDRIDGEERTYLSLSPEVAPTDVAVFPLVSDETLETLADDVVADLRDAGLSVAHDDSGNIGRRYRRQDEVGTPLSVTVDHEGVEGEGPPTATVRDRDTTAQVRVPVADLPARLGAILDGQETVDDLLADYEQVDTDVTRT; this is translated from the coding sequence ATGAGCGACGCGCGCGCCATCACCGAACTCGCGAAGCGCCGGGGCTTTTTCTTCGGGGCGAACGAGAGTTACGGCGGCGTCGCCGGATTCTACACGTTCGGCCCCGAGGGGGCCGCACTCAAGCGCAACGTCGAGAGCGCGTGGCGCAACCGGTTCACCGTCCGCGAGGGCAACGAGGAGATCGAAGCGCCGACCATCGCGCCCGAATCCGTCTTCGAGGCGTCGGGCCATCTGGAGGGGTTCGACGACATGCTCGTCGAATGCGGGGAGTGTGGCGAGAGCCACCGCGCCGACCACCTGATCGAGGACGCGACGGCCATCGAGGAGGCCGAGAGCCTGCCGATCCCCGAGGTCGAGGACCTCGTCGCCGAGTATCGGATCGCCTGTCCCTCCTGTGGAGCGCCCCTGGCCGGCCGGTCGGTCGAGGCGTTCAACCTCATGTTCGAGACGACGATCGGCCCCGGTTCGGGACAGGCAGGCTATCTCCGCCCCGAAACCGCGCAGGGCATCTTCGTCGAGTTCCCCCGGCTCAAGGAGTACGCGCGCAACAAACTCCCCTTCGGCGTCACCCAGATCGGCCGCGCCTACCGCAACGAAATCAGTCCCCGGAAGGGCATCGTCCGCACGCGGGAGTTCACGCAGGCGGAACTGGAGCAGTTCATCGATCCCGAGGACGACGATCCGCCCCTGCACCGCGTCGCCGACGTCTCGGTGCGCCTCTATCCGGCCGACGAGCAGGACGCCGACGATGGTGGCTACGTCGAGACGACGGTCGGCGACGCCGTTGCCGAGGGCATTATCGCCAGCGAGTGGGTCGCCTACTATCTGGGCGTCGCGCGCGAGTGGTACGACCGGATCGGCGTCGACGGCGACCGGTTCCGCTTCCGGCAGCATCTCCCGGGCGAGCGCGCCCACTACGCCGCGGACTGCTGGGACGCCGAAAGCGAAGTGAGCGGTGCGGCCGACGGCCTCGCCGATCCGACGGCGGGCGACTGGATCGAAATCGCGGGCTTTGCCTACCGCGGCGACTACGACCTCTCGAAACACGCCGCCCACAGCGACGACGACTTCACCGTCTTCCAGCAGTACGACGAACCCCGAACCATCGAGCGCGCGGTCGTCGATCCCGACATGAGCGTCCTCGGCCCGAAGTTCGAGGGGCAGGCGGGCGACGTGGCCGACGCCCTCCGGTCGCTCGCGGAGCGTGATCCCGACGCGTTCGACGCCGACGCCGTGACCGTCGAGGTGGACGGCGAACGGGTCACCGTCGACACCGACGTGGCGAACTTCCGGATCGAGGAGCAGACCGAAGCCGGCGAACACGTCACGCCGCACGTCGTCGAACCGTCGTTCGGCGTCGACCGCACGGTGTATACGCTCATCGCGCACGCCTACGACCGGGACCGGATCGACGGCGAGGAGCGGACCTACCTCTCGCTGTCGCCGGAGGTGGCGCCGACGGACGTGGCGGTGTTCCCGCTGGTGAGCGACGAGACGCTGGAGACGCTGGCCGACGACGTGGTCGCCGACCTGCGCGACGCCGGCCTCTCGGTTGCCCACGACGACTCGGGCAACATCGGGCGGCGCTACCGCCGACAGGACGAGGTTGGGACGCCACTCTCGGTGACGGTCGACCACGAGGGCGTCGAGGGCGAGGGCCCGCCGACGGCGACGGTCCGTGACCGGGATACGACCGCGCAGGTTCGGGTGCCGGTTGCCGACCTGCCGGCGCGCCTGGGCGCCATCCTCGACGGCCAGGAGACGGTCGACGACCTGCTGGCCGACTACGAGCAGGTGGACACCGACGTGACGCGCACATAA